A window from Flammeovirgaceae bacterium encodes these proteins:
- a CDS encoding CHAT domain-containing protein yields the protein MINKTGVLLMALFFTGQAVLAQSKYDKLIGKAESAYTIGDYAKANKFLAKFNKKATKKLGKQNSYTPTYFTLLAKYKLAAGQVFDFETNVQNAVNASILLNQEESKKHGLLLLEISALYNLNGAYRQAIKYLEKSKAILDKVAGFDKETEAQWNIQEAEALGGQGFYNESIAILKKYDAYYRGRALRQETYVDDNGNLKSRKLGTEEAEERFNQYAHFATLLAKVYGEKGNLLSADSAFVGASTWINKNLGSTSMAYIKNQMYHAKMLIANGNQNNLPRDLEFSRTLNSLKARHKASHYVAVELYEEYLKQLLASNNSARYLNTKLEFEKMINGNFEKGSIYSARLKAVDFDSKMSKDKTRNLENDAMNMLANTAGLPRNNVTTIRITQFLYDLAIQQKKYKNAEGYLNSIIDIKKELYGEGAPLTHLARIHLANFYVDNTNKLAEAATIYKESFEGVVEKEIGAWHTDHLDILNHVAALDELTDKYKEATAALDKASDVARSKYDDQDYQYGAELDNIAKLQIKLGAYEKAEENLNKSLAILEGFRKEDDKKPYLISAIETQATLFGIKGMFDEAQDALDRSAKIITKSDLVGIDELSTAKELSSLFIQLGKYSITKKLLGNLISEYEGLYGTNSIRLIDPLVNMGNLTLAEGNYTDAEKIALRVNGVARDVYGEKSTKTAPTQKLLSDIYYTIGDYEKAETYIQRALQSQEKQFGREHVEVAKSLSQLALIKFYKGDNPAAVEKLLLEAKDIMGAKLGKDNPQYADILKNVAILNISQKKYDIAFSSLTQAENIWRTKTGSKNNINAASIYALTGDVYYQIKNYDKAEDFYNQSKAIYDRSFNKSHPEYVKVLSKLAKVYYMEKDYKRAKRNIEEALDNYNDFIKRYFPALSEREKAKYWNTIKPDFEFYNTLAFSQLEDFKDLSGKVYNYQLLTKALLLSSSIKMKERILNSQDEELKASYNDWLQKKELLTNALSMSTQQLAENAIDLVALGSEVEKLEKQLSEKSELFSQDFENKRITYENVQKSLGKNDVAMEMVRYRYFDHVFTDSVIYVALYLKSDNSRPKAVELPDGQNMETRYFKYYRNCITGKITDQYSYKVFWEPIQSSIGQYSTLFLSPDGVYNQINLEAIPTPDGKYVIDNSNIVMVSNTKDLYLRKVKSRAEGSSNTATMFGNPTFYLSASNGNIPALPGTEKEVAQLQVLLNNQGWKTAEYTEGSATEEQVKEVDSPKIFHIATHGFYTPDQTTDNSIAENEAEQTENPLLKTGLLLKGAGDLLNKTKYNYNIESGILTAYEAMNLNLDKTDLVVLSACETGLGEISNGEGVYGLQRAFLVAGAKTLIMSMFKVDDAATQKLILNFYRKWLATGKLRESFTEAKKELRTEYPDPIYWGAFMMIGLDNTVQ from the coding sequence ATGATCAACAAAACAGGCGTATTGCTCATGGCCCTTTTCTTTACGGGGCAAGCCGTGCTGGCACAAAGCAAATATGACAAATTGATTGGAAAGGCGGAATCCGCCTACACCATTGGCGATTATGCAAAGGCCAACAAGTTCCTGGCAAAATTCAACAAGAAGGCAACCAAAAAACTGGGCAAACAAAACAGCTACACGCCCACCTATTTTACCTTGCTGGCCAAATACAAATTGGCCGCAGGGCAGGTTTTTGATTTTGAAACCAACGTTCAGAATGCCGTCAATGCGAGCATCCTATTGAACCAGGAAGAGAGCAAAAAGCACGGTTTGCTGTTATTGGAAATTTCCGCCTTGTACAACCTGAATGGCGCCTACCGGCAAGCCATTAAGTACCTCGAAAAATCGAAGGCCATCCTTGACAAGGTGGCGGGGTTTGACAAGGAGACAGAAGCCCAATGGAACATACAGGAAGCAGAGGCCTTGGGGGGGCAGGGGTTTTATAATGAATCCATCGCCATATTAAAAAAATATGATGCCTACTACAGGGGAAGGGCGCTGCGCCAGGAAACCTACGTGGACGACAACGGGAACCTTAAGAGCCGTAAGCTGGGCACCGAAGAGGCCGAAGAAAGGTTCAACCAGTACGCCCATTTTGCCACCTTGCTGGCCAAAGTGTATGGTGAAAAAGGGAATTTGTTAAGTGCCGACTCAGCCTTTGTGGGAGCCTCGACATGGATCAACAAAAACCTGGGTTCCACATCGATGGCCTATATAAAAAACCAGATGTACCATGCCAAAATGCTCATCGCCAATGGCAACCAAAACAATTTGCCCCGTGACCTGGAGTTTAGCCGCACCCTCAATTCCTTAAAGGCACGGCACAAGGCATCGCACTATGTGGCCGTGGAGCTATATGAAGAATACCTCAAACAACTGCTGGCCAGCAACAACTCTGCCCGGTACCTCAACACCAAGTTGGAGTTTGAAAAAATGATCAATGGGAATTTTGAGAAAGGCAGCATCTACTCGGCACGGTTAAAGGCCGTTGATTTCGACTCAAAGATGAGCAAGGACAAAACGCGCAACCTGGAAAACGATGCCATGAACATGCTCGCCAACACGGCCGGTTTGCCCCGGAACAATGTGACCACTATCAGGATTACCCAATTCCTGTATGACCTGGCCATCCAACAAAAAAAATACAAAAACGCGGAGGGGTACCTCAATTCCATCATTGACATAAAAAAAGAGTTGTACGGTGAAGGTGCGCCCCTCACCCACCTGGCCAGGATACATCTCGCCAATTTTTACGTGGACAACACCAACAAGCTGGCAGAGGCCGCCACCATATACAAAGAAAGTTTTGAAGGGGTGGTGGAAAAAGAAATTGGCGCCTGGCATACCGACCATCTTGACATCCTGAACCATGTGGCGGCCCTGGACGAACTCACCGATAAATACAAGGAGGCCACCGCTGCACTCGACAAAGCCTCGGATGTGGCCAGGTCCAAGTACGATGACCAGGATTACCAGTACGGTGCCGAACTTGACAACATTGCCAAGCTTCAGATCAAACTGGGGGCGTATGAAAAGGCTGAGGAAAACCTAAACAAGTCGCTTGCCATTCTCGAAGGCTTTCGGAAAGAGGATGACAAAAAGCCCTACCTGATCAGCGCCATTGAAACACAGGCCACCCTGTTTGGCATCAAAGGGATGTTCGATGAGGCACAAGACGCCTTGGACCGGTCCGCCAAGATAATCACCAAATCGGACCTGGTGGGGATTGATGAACTGAGCACCGCCAAGGAACTGTCAAGCCTATTTATCCAACTGGGCAAGTACTCCATTACAAAAAAACTCCTGGGCAACCTTATCAGTGAATATGAAGGCCTCTACGGCACCAACTCCATCAGGTTGATCGATCCATTGGTCAACATGGGCAACCTCACACTGGCCGAAGGCAACTATACCGATGCGGAAAAAATAGCCCTAAGGGTAAATGGCGTGGCCAGGGACGTGTACGGTGAAAAATCCACCAAAACGGCCCCCACACAAAAACTATTGAGCGACATCTACTACACCATTGGCGATTATGAAAAGGCCGAAACCTACATCCAGCGCGCCCTCCAAAGCCAGGAAAAACAATTTGGAAGGGAGCATGTGGAAGTGGCCAAATCGCTCTCCCAACTGGCGCTGATCAAATTTTATAAAGGGGACAACCCGGCCGCTGTTGAAAAACTGCTGCTGGAAGCAAAGGACATCATGGGCGCAAAATTGGGCAAAGACAACCCCCAATATGCCGACATCCTGAAAAACGTGGCCATCCTGAACATCTCGCAAAAGAAGTACGACATCGCATTCAGCTCGCTCACGCAGGCGGAAAACATTTGGAGGACAAAAACAGGGTCAAAAAACAACATCAATGCCGCCAGCATTTATGCCCTCACCGGTGATGTGTACTATCAAATAAAAAATTATGACAAAGCAGAGGATTTCTACAATCAATCCAAGGCCATTTACGACCGTTCTTTTAACAAGTCCCACCCGGAATATGTAAAGGTACTTTCAAAACTTGCCAAGGTATATTACATGGAAAAGGACTATAAACGTGCCAAAAGGAACATTGAGGAGGCCCTCGACAATTACAATGACTTTATAAAACGGTACTTCCCTGCCTTGAGCGAAAGGGAAAAAGCCAAATACTGGAATACCATAAAGCCCGATTTTGAGTTTTACAATACCCTCGCATTCAGCCAACTGGAGGACTTTAAAGACCTGAGCGGGAAAGTTTACAACTATCAGCTACTTACCAAGGCCCTCCTCCTGAGTTCTTCTATCAAAATGAAGGAGCGTATCCTCAATAGCCAGGACGAAGAGCTGAAGGCAAGCTACAATGATTGGTTGCAGAAAAAAGAACTTCTCACCAATGCCTTGTCCATGAGCACGCAACAGTTGGCGGAAAATGCCATTGATCTAGTCGCATTGGGAAGCGAAGTGGAAAAACTTGAAAAACAATTAAGTGAAAAGTCGGAACTCTTCAGCCAGGATTTTGAGAACAAGCGCATCACTTATGAAAACGTGCAGAAATCACTGGGGAAAAACGATGTGGCCATGGAAATGGTGCGCTACCGGTATTTCGACCACGTCTTTACCGATTCCGTAATTTATGTGGCCCTGTATTTAAAAAGCGATAATTCCCGCCCCAAGGCAGTGGAGTTGCCCGATGGGCAAAATATGGAAACCCGTTACTTCAAATATTACAGGAACTGCATTACGGGAAAAATCACCGACCAATATTCTTACAAGGTTTTCTGGGAGCCTATCCAAAGCAGCATAGGGCAATACTCAACATTGTTCCTGTCGCCCGATGGCGTTTACAACCAAATCAACCTGGAGGCCATCCCCACCCCGGATGGCAAATATGTAATCGACAACTCCAACATCGTGATGGTCAGCAACACCAAAGACCTCTATTTAAGAAAGGTGAAGTCCCGGGCTGAAGGATCGTCTAACACGGCCACCATGTTTGGCAACCCTACCTTCTACCTTTCCGCCTCCAACGGCAACATACCAGCCTTACCGGGAACGGAAAAAGAGGTGGCACAACTCCAGGTCTTGTTGAACAACCAGGGGTGGAAAACCGCGGAATACACGGAGGGCTCTGCCACGGAAGAACAAGTAAAGGAAGTGGACAGTCCAAAAATCTTCCACATTGCCACCCACGGTTTTTACACCCCCGACCAAACCACGGACAATTCAATTGCCGAAAACGAAGCGGAGCAAACAGAAAACCCGTTGCTGAAGACAGGGCTCCTGCTAAAGGGCGCAGGGGACTTGCTGAACAAAACCAAATACAACTACAACATAGAAAGCGGTATACTTACCGCGTACGAGGCGATGAACCTCAACCTGGACAAAACCGACCTGGTGGTGCTTAGTGCCTGCGAAACCGGGCTGGGTGAAATATCCAATGGCGAGGGCGTTTATGGCCTGCAGCGG